A window of the Methyloprofundus sp. genome harbors these coding sequences:
- a CDS encoding transposase, IS200/IS605 family translates to MTQYRRIYTSGASWFFTVNLKHRQNNRLLVEQVDLLREAFLYVKQRKSYTINAVVIMPDHLHCIWTLPEGDTDYSGRWSLLKGYFSRGIPKGEPIGKSGIKRRERGIWQRRFWAHLLTDQGDFNIHFDYIHWNPVKHGWVEFVQDWSYSSFHRYVESGVYGIDWGHSGDFSVEINE, encoded by the coding sequence ATGACCCAATATCGTAGAATTTATACATCTGGAGCAAGTTGGTTTTTTACCGTGAATTTGAAGCATAGGCAGAATAACCGCTTGCTTGTCGAGCAGGTTGATTTACTACGTGAGGCTTTTCTTTATGTGAAACAGCGCAAATCTTATACAATAAATGCGGTAGTCATTATGCCTGATCATCTACATTGTATTTGGACATTACCTGAAGGTGATACAGATTATTCAGGTCGTTGGAGTTTGCTTAAAGGCTATTTTTCTCGGGGTATACCAAAAGGTGAACCTATTGGAAAGAGTGGGATAAAACGCAGGGAGCGTGGCATATGGCAACGACGATTTTGGGCGCATTTATTGACTGATCAAGGTGATTTTAATATTCATTTTGATTATATTCATTGGAACCCTGTTAAACATGGGTGGGTGGAGTTTGTTCAAGATTGGTCTTATTCTAGTTTTCATCGCTATGTTGAAAGTGGTGTATATGGCATTGATTGGGGGCATTCAGGTGATTTTTCTGTTGAAATTAATGAGTGA
- a CDS encoding transposase, IS4 family, which yields MSDSYKIYRTIHSGLQKFWDFDPSKRQNNGLNILTGFICGIIQSKSVKLANVAGEIPGSGKEESQIMQLRRWLKNEKVGVDLFYLPFIEVLLRCLAKQTLVLAIDGSTTAQGCITLMVSMIYKGRALPLLWVTRKGKKGHFPQDMHIELIKSVQAIIPEGTSVICLGDGEFDGADWLETISSYGWKYACRTANNAILYENGDEFTFKDICPEQGSMTEISAVEFTRKRSIVVRAVVYWGRKYNDPIYLVTNFPTGGEAFNWYRKRFRIETLFSDLKGRGFNLQKSGLRAPERVSRLIMAAALAYIWMVYLGELALTKSWDKIIHRKDRCDLSLFTLGVRLLKRLLREGKILPQFCLTLSGKALL from the coding sequence TTGTCAGATTCTTACAAGATTTATCGCACCATTCATAGCGGCCTTCAAAAATTCTGGGATTTTGATCCCAGCAAACGTCAAAATAACGGCTTAAATATCCTGACAGGGTTTATCTGCGGTATTATACAAAGTAAATCTGTTAAGTTAGCTAATGTGGCAGGAGAGATTCCAGGATCAGGTAAAGAAGAAAGCCAAATCATGCAATTGCGCCGTTGGCTGAAAAATGAAAAAGTGGGTGTCGATTTATTTTATTTACCCTTTATAGAGGTTCTTCTTCGGTGTTTAGCCAAACAAACGCTAGTACTTGCTATTGATGGCAGCACGACAGCGCAAGGCTGTATTACCTTGATGGTCAGTATGATTTATAAAGGTAGAGCTCTGCCATTGCTGTGGGTAACCCGTAAAGGTAAAAAGGGGCATTTTCCTCAAGATATGCATATCGAATTGATTAAATCCGTTCAGGCGATAATCCCGGAAGGTACGTCGGTCATTTGTTTGGGTGACGGGGAATTTGATGGAGCAGACTGGCTGGAAACCATTAGTAGTTATGGCTGGAAGTATGCCTGCCGAACGGCAAATAATGCGATATTGTATGAGAATGGAGATGAATTTACATTTAAAGATATTTGTCCCGAACAAGGAAGCATGACTGAAATATCGGCGGTTGAATTCACTCGTAAACGTAGCATTGTAGTAAGGGCGGTTGTTTATTGGGGGAGAAAATATAATGACCCTATTTATCTAGTGACTAATTTCCCCACAGGGGGTGAAGCATTTAACTGGTATCGCAAACGTTTCCGTATAGAAACGCTGTTTTCAGACCTTAAAGGTCGAGGGTTTAACTTGCAGAAAAGTGGATTAAGGGCTCCTGAGCGAGTTTCTCGACTTATTATGGCAGCGGCTTTAGCTTATATATGGATGGTTTATTTAGGGGAGCTTGCTCTGACTAAGAGCTGGGATAAAATTATTCATCGCAAAGATCGTTGTGATTTGAGTTTGTTTACTCTTGGAGTGCGGTTATTAAAGCGCCTGCTGAGAGAAGGAAAAATACTCCCTCAATTCTGCCTCACATTATCGGGCA